A single window of Balaenoptera ricei isolate mBalRic1 chromosome 15, mBalRic1.hap2, whole genome shotgun sequence DNA harbors:
- the TEDC2 gene encoding tubulin epsilon and delta complex protein 2 isoform X4, giving the protein MLLAGGSRRLVAELRDALDSCAERQRQLERSLRVSRRLLRAWEPAETLAPEPTPGPETNEEAPSAACAPSPQDLEELELLTQALEKAVRVRKGLSKAGEGDKAPSLKSGSIATSPATRASAPPSTSRRAGSRASETEPPRGIRQTRVPAKDLPERRLLSVGDQACMGQGAGATKPESGLRNEQIVLSAASQAPEAFTLKDKGILLQLPEAFRKASSRNSRLWAQLSSTQTSDSVDAATTAKMQFLQKMQTTSGWPGSRLSATEVEAEVRHLQKACLLLRLRMGEELTADPKDWMQEYRCLLTLEELQAIVGQCLHRLRELCTVPRSCRPWHPSGCGWPCCTSRSTWKRS; this is encoded by the exons ATGTTGCTTGCTGGCGGCTCGCGCCG GCTAGTGGCCGAGCTGCGTGACGCCCTGGACTCGTGCGCCGAGCGACAGCGGCAGCTGGAGCGGAGCCTGCGAGTCTCCCGGCGGCTGCTGCGTGCCTG GGAACCAGCCGAGACCCTGGCTCCGGAGCCAACCCCAGGGCCAGAAACTAATGAAGAGGCCCCATCTGCAG CATGCGCACCCAGCCCGCAAGACCTCGAGGAGCTGGAGCTTCTGACCCAGGCACTGGAGAAGGCTGTACGGGTGCGAAAAGGTTTATCAAAGGCTGGAGAAGGAGACAAGGCCCCCAGCCTGAAGTCTGGGTCCATTGCCACTTCCCCTGCCACCAGAGCCTCTGCCCCACCCAGCACCTCACGCAGGGCTGGCAGCCGTGCATCAGAGACAGAACCCCCCAGGGGCATCCGCCAAACCAGGGTGCCTGCCAAGGACCTCCCTGAGCGCAGGCTTCTGTCAGTGGGGGATCAGGCCTGTATGGGGCAAGGGGCTGGAGCCACCAAGCCTGAATCAGGCCTCAGGAACGAACAGATAGTCCTGTCGGCTGCTTCTCAGGCCCCAGAAGCTTTTACACTCAAGGATAAGGG GATCCTGCTGCAGCTGCCCGAGGCCTTCAGGAAAGCGTCTTCCCGGAATTCCCG CCTGTGGGCCCAGCTCAGCTCTACACAGACCAGTGATTCTGTGGATGCTGCTACCACCGCCAAAATGCAGTTCCTCCAGAAAATGCAGACAACT TCAGGCTGGCCTGGCTCCAGGCTCAGTGCCACCGAGGTGGAGGCGGAGGTGCGGCACCTGCAGAAGGCCTGCTTGCTGCTAAGACTTCGAATGGGGGAAGAGCTCACGGCAG ACCCCAAGGACTGGATGCAGGAGTACCGCTGCCTGCTCACCTTGGAGGAGCTGCAGGCCATCGTGGGGCAGTGTCTCCACAGGCTGCGGGAGCTGTGCACAG TACCCAGGAGCTGCAGACCCTGGCATCCCTCAGGCTGCGGGTGGCCATGCTGCACCAGCAGATCCACCTGGAAAAG GTCCTGA
- the TEDC2 gene encoding tubulin epsilon and delta complex protein 2 isoform X1 encodes MLLAGGSRRLVAELRDALDSCAERQRQLERSLRVSRRLLRAWEPAETLAPEPTPGPETNEEAPSAACAPSPQDLEELELLTQALEKAVRVRKGLSKAGEGDKAPSLKSGSIATSPATRASAPPSTSRRAGSRASETEPPRGIRQTRVPAKDLPERRLLSVGDQACMGQGAGATKPESGLRNEQIVLSAASQAPEAFTLKDKGILLQLPEAFRKASSRNSRLWAQLSSTQTSDSVDAATTAKMQFLQKMQTTSGWPGSRLSATEVEAEVRHLQKACLLLRLRMGEELTADPKDWMQEYRCLLTLEELQAIVGQCLHRLRELCTAVVEQQLGPWPEGRFPRASLPCGGEADPIWSPQLLLYSSTQELQTLASLRLRVAMLHQQIHLEKVLMAELLPLVSKQEPLGPPWLALCRAVHSLLCEGGQRFLTILREDKLAD; translated from the exons ATGTTGCTTGCTGGCGGCTCGCGCCG GCTAGTGGCCGAGCTGCGTGACGCCCTGGACTCGTGCGCCGAGCGACAGCGGCAGCTGGAGCGGAGCCTGCGAGTCTCCCGGCGGCTGCTGCGTGCCTG GGAACCAGCCGAGACCCTGGCTCCGGAGCCAACCCCAGGGCCAGAAACTAATGAAGAGGCCCCATCTGCAG CATGCGCACCCAGCCCGCAAGACCTCGAGGAGCTGGAGCTTCTGACCCAGGCACTGGAGAAGGCTGTACGGGTGCGAAAAGGTTTATCAAAGGCTGGAGAAGGAGACAAGGCCCCCAGCCTGAAGTCTGGGTCCATTGCCACTTCCCCTGCCACCAGAGCCTCTGCCCCACCCAGCACCTCACGCAGGGCTGGCAGCCGTGCATCAGAGACAGAACCCCCCAGGGGCATCCGCCAAACCAGGGTGCCTGCCAAGGACCTCCCTGAGCGCAGGCTTCTGTCAGTGGGGGATCAGGCCTGTATGGGGCAAGGGGCTGGAGCCACCAAGCCTGAATCAGGCCTCAGGAACGAACAGATAGTCCTGTCGGCTGCTTCTCAGGCCCCAGAAGCTTTTACACTCAAGGATAAGGG GATCCTGCTGCAGCTGCCCGAGGCCTTCAGGAAAGCGTCTTCCCGGAATTCCCG CCTGTGGGCCCAGCTCAGCTCTACACAGACCAGTGATTCTGTGGATGCTGCTACCACCGCCAAAATGCAGTTCCTCCAGAAAATGCAGACAACT TCAGGCTGGCCTGGCTCCAGGCTCAGTGCCACCGAGGTGGAGGCGGAGGTGCGGCACCTGCAGAAGGCCTGCTTGCTGCTAAGACTTCGAATGGGGGAAGAGCTCACGGCAG ACCCCAAGGACTGGATGCAGGAGTACCGCTGCCTGCTCACCTTGGAGGAGCTGCAGGCCATCGTGGGGCAGTGTCTCCACAGGCTGCGGGAGCTGTGCACAG CAGTGGTGGAACAGCAGCTGGGGCCGTGGCCTGAGGGGAGGTTCCCCAGGGCCTCCTTGCCCTGTGGAGGAGAAGCAGACCCTATCTGGAGCCCCCAGTTGCTTCTCTACTCTAGTACCCAGGAGCTGCAGACCCTGGCATCCCTCAGGCTGCGGGTGGCCATGCTGCACCAGCAGATCCACCTGGAAAAG GTCCTGATGGCCGAACTCCTCCCCCTGGTGAGCAAGCAGGAGCCGCTGGGGCCACCCTGGCTAGCGCTGTGCCGGGCTGTCCACAGCCTGCTCTGTGAGGGAGGCCAGCGCTTCCTCACCATCCTACGAGAAGATAAGCTTGCTGACTGA
- the NTN3 gene encoding netrin-3, with protein sequence MPGWPWGLLLAAGTLSAALSPGPPAPADPCHDEGGAPRGCVPGLVNAALGREVLASSTCGRPATRACDASDPRRAHPAALLTSAGGTTSPVCWRSDSLTQVPLNVTLTVPLGKAFELVFVSLRFCSAPPTSVALLKSQDHGRSWTPLGFFSSRCGLDYGRVPAPADGPAGLGPEALCFPEPQAQPDGGGLLAFSVQDGSPPGLDLDSSPVLQDWVTATDIQVVLTRPTMLGDTRDAMAMVPYSYSATELQVGGRCKCNGHAARCLLDSQGHLICDCRHGTEGPDCGRCKPFYCDRPWQRATAREAHACLACSCNGHARRCRFNMELYRLSGRRSGGVCLNCRHNTAGRHCHYCQEGFYRDPGRALSDRRACRACDCHPVGAAGKTCNQTTGQCPCKDGVTGLTCNRCAPGFQQSRSPVAPCVKTPVPGPTEESSPVEPQDCDLHCKPARGSYRISLKKFCRKDYAVQVAVRARGEARGSWTRFPVAVLAVFRSGEERARRGSSVLWVPARDAACGCPRLLPDRRYLLLGGGPGAAAGGPEGRGPGLSAARGSLVLPWRDAWTRRLRRLQRRERRGRCGAA encoded by the exons ATGCCCGGCTGGCCCTGGGGGCTGCTGCTGGCCGCGGGCACGCTCTCGGCCGCGCTGAGCCCGGGGCCGCCGGCGCCCGCCGACCCCTGCCATGACGAGGGGGGCGCGCCCCGCGGTTGCGTGCCCGGCCTGGTGAACGCGGCCTTGGGCCGCGAGGTGCTGGCGTCCAGCACGTGCGGGCGGCCGGCCACGCGGGCCTGCGACGCTTCGGACCCGCGGCGGGCACACCCCGCCGCCCTCCTGACCTCCGCAGGGGGCACCACAAGCCCGGTGTGTTGGCGTTCGGACTCGCTGACGCAAGTGCCCCTCAACGTGACCCTCACAGTGCCCCTCGGCAAGGCTTTTGAGCTGGTGTTCGTGAGCCTGCGCTTCTGTTCTGCACCCCCCACTTCGGTGGCCCTGCTCAAGTCGCAGGACCATGGCCGAAGCTGGACCCCACTGGGCTTCTTCTCCTCCCGCTGTGGCCTGGACTATGGCCGCGTGCCTGCCCCTGCCGATGGCCCAGCTGGCCTGGGGCCCGAAGCCCTGTGCTTCCCtgagccccaggcccagcctgaTGGGGGTGGCCTTCTGGCCTTCAGCGTGCAGGACGGCAGCCCGCCAGGCCTGGATCTGGACAGCAGCCCGGTGCTCCAAGACTGGGTGACCGCCACAGACATTCAAGTAGTGCTCACAAGGCCTACCATGCTGGGGGACACGAGGGATGCCATGGCCATGGTCCCTTACTCTTACTCAGCCACTGAGCTCCAGGTAGGCGGGCGCTGCAAGTGCAATGGGCATGCCGCCAGGTGCCTGCTGGACAGCCAGGGCCATCTGATCTGCGACTGCCGTCATGGCACCGAGGGCCCCGACTGCGGCCGCTGCAAGCCCTTCTACTGCGACAGGCCATGGCAGCGGGCCACGGCCCGGGAAGCCCACGCCTGCCTTG CTTGCTCCTGCAATGGCCATGCCCGCCGCTGCCGCTTCAACATGGAGCTGTACCGACTGTCTGGCCGCCGCAGTGGAGGTGTCTGCCTCAACTGCCGGCATAATACCGCCGGCCGGCACTGCCACTACTGCCAGGAGGGCTTCTATCGAGACCCAGGCCGTGCCCTGAGTGACCGCCGCGCTTGTAGGG CCTGTGACTGTCACCCTGTTGGTGCTGCTGGCAAAACCTGCAACCAGACCACAGGCCAGTGTCCCTGCAAGGATGGCGTAACTGGCCTCACCTGCAACCGCTGTGCCCCTGGCTTCCAGCAGAGCCGCTCTCCAGTGGCACCCTGCGTTA AGACTCCTGTCCCTGGACCCACTGAGGAGAGCAGCCCTGTGGAGCCCCAGG ACTGCGACTTGCACTGCAAACCTGCCCGTGGCAGCTACCGCATCAGCTTGAAGAAGTTCTGCAGGAAGGACTACG CGGTGCAGGTGGCGGTGCGCGCGCGCGGCGAGGCGCGCGGCTCCTGGACCCGCTTCCCGGTGGCCGTGCTCGCCGTGTTCCGGAGCGGCGAGGAGCGCGCGCGGCGCGGGAGCAGCGTGCTGTGGGTGCCGGCGCGGGACGCCGCCTGCGGCTGCCCGCGCCTGCTACCCGACCGCCGCTACCTGCTGCTGGGGGGCGGGCCGGGGGCCGCGGCCGGGGGTCCCGAGGGCCGGGGGCCCGGGCTCAGCGCCGCCCGCGGGAGCCTCGTGTTGCCCTGGCGGGATGCGTGGACTAGGCGCCTTCGGAGGCTGCAGAGGCGCGAGCGGCGGGGGCGCTGCGGGGCGGCCTGA
- the TEDC2 gene encoding tubulin epsilon and delta complex protein 2 isoform X3, translating into MLLAGGSRRLVAELRDALDSCAERQRQLERSLRVSRRLLRAWEPAETLAPEPTPGPETNEEAPSAACAPSPQDLEELELLTQALEKAVRVRKGLSKAGEGDKAPSLKSGSIATSPATRASAPPSTSRRAGSRASETEPPRGIRQTRVPAKDLPERRLLSVGDQACMGQGAGATKPESGLRNEQIVLSAASQAPEAFTLKDKGILLQLPEAFRKASSRNSRLWAQLSSTQTSDSVDAATTAKMQFLQKMQTTSGWPGSRLSATEVEAEVRHLQKACLLLRLRMGEELTADPKDWMQEYRCLLTLEELQAIVGQCLHRLRELCTGPDGRTPPPGEQAGAAGATLASAVPGCPQPAL; encoded by the exons ATGTTGCTTGCTGGCGGCTCGCGCCG GCTAGTGGCCGAGCTGCGTGACGCCCTGGACTCGTGCGCCGAGCGACAGCGGCAGCTGGAGCGGAGCCTGCGAGTCTCCCGGCGGCTGCTGCGTGCCTG GGAACCAGCCGAGACCCTGGCTCCGGAGCCAACCCCAGGGCCAGAAACTAATGAAGAGGCCCCATCTGCAG CATGCGCACCCAGCCCGCAAGACCTCGAGGAGCTGGAGCTTCTGACCCAGGCACTGGAGAAGGCTGTACGGGTGCGAAAAGGTTTATCAAAGGCTGGAGAAGGAGACAAGGCCCCCAGCCTGAAGTCTGGGTCCATTGCCACTTCCCCTGCCACCAGAGCCTCTGCCCCACCCAGCACCTCACGCAGGGCTGGCAGCCGTGCATCAGAGACAGAACCCCCCAGGGGCATCCGCCAAACCAGGGTGCCTGCCAAGGACCTCCCTGAGCGCAGGCTTCTGTCAGTGGGGGATCAGGCCTGTATGGGGCAAGGGGCTGGAGCCACCAAGCCTGAATCAGGCCTCAGGAACGAACAGATAGTCCTGTCGGCTGCTTCTCAGGCCCCAGAAGCTTTTACACTCAAGGATAAGGG GATCCTGCTGCAGCTGCCCGAGGCCTTCAGGAAAGCGTCTTCCCGGAATTCCCG CCTGTGGGCCCAGCTCAGCTCTACACAGACCAGTGATTCTGTGGATGCTGCTACCACCGCCAAAATGCAGTTCCTCCAGAAAATGCAGACAACT TCAGGCTGGCCTGGCTCCAGGCTCAGTGCCACCGAGGTGGAGGCGGAGGTGCGGCACCTGCAGAAGGCCTGCTTGCTGCTAAGACTTCGAATGGGGGAAGAGCTCACGGCAG ACCCCAAGGACTGGATGCAGGAGTACCGCTGCCTGCTCACCTTGGAGGAGCTGCAGGCCATCGTGGGGCAGTGTCTCCACAGGCTGCGGGAGCTGTGCACAG GTCCTGATGGCCGAACTCCTCCCCCTGGTGAGCAAGCAGGAGCCGCTGGGGCCACCCTGGCTAGCGCTGTGCCGGGCTGTCCACAGCCTGCTCTGTGA
- the TEDC2 gene encoding tubulin epsilon and delta complex protein 2 isoform X2 — protein MLLAGGSRRLVAELRDALDSCAERQRQLERSLRVSRRLLRAWEPAETLAPEPTPGPETNEEAPSAACAPSPQDLEELELLTQALEKAVRVRKGLSKAGEGDKAPSLKSGSIATSPATRASAPPSTSRRAGSRASETEPPRGIRQTRVPAKDLPERRLLSVGDQACMGQGAGATKPESGLRNEQIVLSAASQAPEAFTLKDKGILLQLPEAFRKASSRNSRLWAQLSSTQTSDSVDAATTAKMQFLQKMQTTSGWPGSRLSATEVEAEVRHLQKACLLLRLRMGEELTADPKDWMQEYRCLLTLEELQAIVGQCLHRLRELCTVVEQQLGPWPEGRFPRASLPCGGEADPIWSPQLLLYSSTQELQTLASLRLRVAMLHQQIHLEKVLMAELLPLVSKQEPLGPPWLALCRAVHSLLCEGGQRFLTILREDKLAD, from the exons ATGTTGCTTGCTGGCGGCTCGCGCCG GCTAGTGGCCGAGCTGCGTGACGCCCTGGACTCGTGCGCCGAGCGACAGCGGCAGCTGGAGCGGAGCCTGCGAGTCTCCCGGCGGCTGCTGCGTGCCTG GGAACCAGCCGAGACCCTGGCTCCGGAGCCAACCCCAGGGCCAGAAACTAATGAAGAGGCCCCATCTGCAG CATGCGCACCCAGCCCGCAAGACCTCGAGGAGCTGGAGCTTCTGACCCAGGCACTGGAGAAGGCTGTACGGGTGCGAAAAGGTTTATCAAAGGCTGGAGAAGGAGACAAGGCCCCCAGCCTGAAGTCTGGGTCCATTGCCACTTCCCCTGCCACCAGAGCCTCTGCCCCACCCAGCACCTCACGCAGGGCTGGCAGCCGTGCATCAGAGACAGAACCCCCCAGGGGCATCCGCCAAACCAGGGTGCCTGCCAAGGACCTCCCTGAGCGCAGGCTTCTGTCAGTGGGGGATCAGGCCTGTATGGGGCAAGGGGCTGGAGCCACCAAGCCTGAATCAGGCCTCAGGAACGAACAGATAGTCCTGTCGGCTGCTTCTCAGGCCCCAGAAGCTTTTACACTCAAGGATAAGGG GATCCTGCTGCAGCTGCCCGAGGCCTTCAGGAAAGCGTCTTCCCGGAATTCCCG CCTGTGGGCCCAGCTCAGCTCTACACAGACCAGTGATTCTGTGGATGCTGCTACCACCGCCAAAATGCAGTTCCTCCAGAAAATGCAGACAACT TCAGGCTGGCCTGGCTCCAGGCTCAGTGCCACCGAGGTGGAGGCGGAGGTGCGGCACCTGCAGAAGGCCTGCTTGCTGCTAAGACTTCGAATGGGGGAAGAGCTCACGGCAG ACCCCAAGGACTGGATGCAGGAGTACCGCTGCCTGCTCACCTTGGAGGAGCTGCAGGCCATCGTGGGGCAGTGTCTCCACAGGCTGCGGGAGCTGTGCACAG TGGTGGAACAGCAGCTGGGGCCGTGGCCTGAGGGGAGGTTCCCCAGGGCCTCCTTGCCCTGTGGAGGAGAAGCAGACCCTATCTGGAGCCCCCAGTTGCTTCTCTACTCTAGTACCCAGGAGCTGCAGACCCTGGCATCCCTCAGGCTGCGGGTGGCCATGCTGCACCAGCAGATCCACCTGGAAAAG GTCCTGATGGCCGAACTCCTCCCCCTGGTGAGCAAGCAGGAGCCGCTGGGGCCACCCTGGCTAGCGCTGTGCCGGGCTGTCCACAGCCTGCTCTGTGAGGGAGGCCAGCGCTTCCTCACCATCCTACGAGAAGATAAGCTTGCTGACTGA